The Thermoanaerobaculales bacterium genome segment TGCCGGCCCGGCACCCAGGTCTACGTCCCGATCTCCGACCCCGGCGCGCCGCCCCTGCGGCCGACCAGCCCCGAGCCCAAGCACTGATGCTGAGCCGGACCTTCCTGAGGGCGCTGATCGTCGGCGGCACCGCGGCGATCGGCGAGCCGGACGGCATGGCGATGGTCACGGTCGACGCCGACCTGCTCGACGCCGCCGACCTCGATCAGCTCGAGCGGGTCGAGGTCCGCGCTCTCGCCGGGAGCGGCTCGCTCGACGCGGTCCTGCTCCGCGGCCCGGCCGGCAGCGGGGTGATCCGGATCGACGGCGGCGGCGGGGGCGCCCTGGCCGGCGGCGGCCGGGTGGTGATCGCGGCGTGGTCGGCGGCCGACCGTACCGAGCTGCCCACCCTGCGGGCTCGCGTCGTCGCACTCGACGGCGCCAACCGCATCGCCGAGACGCTCGAGATCCCGGTCGCCGGCAGCGA includes the following:
- a CDS encoding aspartate 1-decarboxylase — protein: MLSRTFLRALIVGGTAAIGEPDGMAMVTVDADLLDAADLDQLERVEVRALAGSGSLDAVLLRGPAGSGVIRIDGGGGGALAGGGRVVIAAWSAADRTELPTLRARVVALDGANRIAETLEIPVAGSDGPPFIP